A window of the Pyrodictium abyssi genome harbors these coding sequences:
- the gcvH gene encoding glycine cleavage system protein GcvH, protein MTDQIRVGDYIVLKDRLYTESDEWVKREGDVVVVGITDYAQKKLRDVVGVELPEPGSSVSAGEAVGSIESVKAAADIYAPVSGEVVEVNERLYDEPELVNQDPYGEGWMFKIRISDEKELEKLLTPEQYAEKIRKEEGL, encoded by the coding sequence TTGACAGACCAGATACGTGTAGGCGACTACATAGTCTTGAAGGACAGGCTCTACACCGAGAGCGACGAGTGGGTGAAGCGCGAGGGCGACGTAGTGGTAGTAGGCATCACGGACTACGCCCAGAAGAAGCTACGCGACGTGGTCGGCGTCGAGCTGCCTGAGCCCGGCTCCAGCGTCAGCGCGGGAGAGGCCGTCGGCAGCATAGAGTCCGTGAAGGCGGCCGCCGACATATACGCGCCCGTCTCGGGAGAGGTCGTCGAGGTCAACGAGCGGCTCTACGACGAGCCGGAGCTCGTGAACCAGGACCCCTACGGCGAGGGTTGGATGTTCAAGATAAGGATCAGCGACGAGAAGGAGCTTGAGAAGCTGCTCACCCCGGAGCAGTACGCGGAAAAGATACGGAAAGAGGAGGGCCTCTAG